The Rhodocytophaga rosea genome has a segment encoding these proteins:
- a CDS encoding LysR family transcriptional regulator gives MHYTLHQLKIFTVVAKHSSITRASEQLNMTQPAVSIQLRNLQDQFDIPLTEIIGRKLYITEFGKELVTIAESILASTEEISQQMLARKGLLTGKIKFSIVSTGKYIMPYYLAPFYKKYPHVKLEMDVTNRRQVLETMQENKTDFALVSILPGQLEVEEELLMPNALWLVAGRDFMPGTTAAAGDISLLKDMPILYREDGSATRIVTEEYMSTVSVYPSIKLELSSTEAIKQAVIAGLGASVLSIYSLRSELLTGDVRLLPVTGFPLYAYWRLIWLKGKRFSPACQVFLTSIRENKESVFDAHFAWARQYIK, from the coding sequence ATGCACTATACCCTTCATCAACTAAAGATATTTACTGTGGTAGCTAAACACAGCAGCATTACCCGTGCCTCCGAACAGCTTAACATGACCCAGCCGGCAGTTTCTATTCAACTCAGGAACCTGCAGGATCAGTTTGATATCCCCCTCACAGAAATAATAGGGAGGAAGTTATACATTACAGAATTTGGCAAAGAGCTAGTAACAATAGCCGAATCTATACTCGCCAGCACCGAAGAGATCTCTCAGCAGATGCTGGCAAGAAAAGGGCTGCTGACAGGCAAGATTAAATTTTCGATTGTGTCTACAGGCAAGTACATTATGCCCTATTACCTGGCTCCATTTTACAAAAAGTATCCCCATGTGAAGTTAGAAATGGATGTTACTAACCGCAGGCAAGTCCTGGAAACAATGCAGGAGAACAAAACTGATTTTGCTTTGGTATCTATCTTGCCCGGCCAGCTGGAAGTAGAAGAAGAGTTGCTCATGCCCAATGCGCTCTGGCTGGTAGCCGGAAGAGACTTTATGCCCGGGACAACTGCGGCGGCCGGCGACATATCCCTTCTAAAGGACATGCCTATCCTGTACCGGGAAGATGGATCTGCTACCAGAATCGTGACGGAAGAATACATGAGTACGGTATCAGTTTATCCCTCCATAAAACTGGAACTTAGTTCTACAGAGGCCATCAAACAGGCAGTGATTGCCGGATTAGGGGCATCTGTGCTTTCTATATACAGTTTACGTTCAGAATTGCTCACGGGAGATGTGCGGCTATTGCCTGTTACAGGGTTTCCACTTTATGCATACTGGCGTTTGATCTGGTTAAAAGGAAAGAGGTTTTCACCGGCTTGCCAGGTTTTTCTGACTTCGATCAGGGAGAACAAAGAGTCTGTATTTGATGCACATTTTGCCTGGGCCAGGCAGTATATTAAATAG
- a CDS encoding metallophosphoesterase: MVESKIKLSQKDQLFLLGDYINKGKNSAGVLDYIIELIKQNYKLYPLRGNHEQRFLDACHEFKKLKNTSDQFPFSTQWKSSLDLLDERGQPQQKYIELLEQFPYYYELDKFYVVHAGFNFDSSTPFTDYSSMVLVRNLHSNPTSKVIVHGHQIHQLHEIIHKVKTRSTIIPLDNGCYKKLSLRNVLRNAFLWRKIGNLCCLNLDTFELLVQKNID, from the coding sequence TTGGTAGAAAGTAAAATTAAGCTTTCCCAAAAGGATCAGCTGTTTTTATTAGGGGATTATATCAATAAAGGTAAAAATAGTGCAGGCGTATTAGATTATATCATCGAATTAATTAAACAAAATTACAAGCTCTATCCCCTGAGAGGCAATCATGAACAAAGGTTCCTGGATGCTTGCCATGAATTTAAGAAGTTAAAAAACACCTCTGATCAATTCCCGTTTTCTACTCAATGGAAAAGTAGCTTAGACCTGCTGGATGAAAGAGGTCAACCTCAACAAAAGTATATTGAGCTGCTGGAGCAATTCCCATATTACTATGAATTAGATAAATTTTATGTAGTTCATGCTGGTTTCAACTTTGATAGTAGCACTCCCTTTACCGACTATTCAAGTATGGTATTGGTTAGGAATTTACACAGCAATCCTACTTCTAAAGTTATAGTCCATGGACATCAGATACATCAACTCCATGAGATCATACATAAAGTAAAAACAAGAAGTACAATCATCCCTTTAGATAATGGCTGTTACAAAAAGCTTTCATTGAGAAATGTTCTGCGAAATGCTTTTCTATGGAGAAAAATAGGCAATCTGTGTTGTTTAAATTTAGATACCTTTGAGTTGCTAGTGCAGAAAAATATAGATTAA
- a CDS encoding methyltransferase domain-containing protein yields MAYLEQEVVCGEYSAPMQLKLLQIDMAHLPEPILDIGCGKQAFLVNYLRTMGLEAYGIDRNATASPFIYQADWFEFDLSTKSWGSIISNIGFSNHFQHHHLRVNSDYLGYALRYKQILQSMKAGGVFYYAPDLPFIEKHLDTAKFGIQKTAIKGTQFSRTKIVRL; encoded by the coding sequence ATGGCTTACCTAGAGCAGGAGGTGGTCTGTGGAGAATACTCAGCCCCTATGCAATTGAAACTCCTACAGATAGATATGGCTCACTTGCCGGAGCCCATCTTAGATATAGGATGTGGAAAGCAAGCTTTTCTGGTAAATTATCTGAGGACAATGGGCTTAGAGGCATATGGGATAGACAGAAATGCAACTGCCTCTCCCTTTATTTATCAAGCCGATTGGTTTGAATTTGATCTTTCCACTAAAAGTTGGGGTAGCATTATAAGCAATATAGGCTTTTCAAACCACTTTCAGCATCATCACCTCAGAGTGAACAGTGACTACCTAGGGTATGCCCTGCGCTACAAACAGATTTTGCAGTCGATGAAAGCAGGAGGGGTTTTTTACTATGCCCCTGATCTTCCCTTTATTGAGAAGCATCTGGATACGGCTAAATTTGGGATTCAAAAAACAGCTATTAAGGGAACCCAATTTAGTAGAACAAAAATAGTAAGGCTATAA